Proteins from a single region of Undibacterium sp. KW1:
- a CDS encoding alanyl-tRNA editing protein: MTKKFFWNDPYQTSLQTQVSKVDGNDIYLASTIFFAFSGGQESDHGSIAGHAVVAARKEGLELVYTLADDHGLLAGQEVEVCIAWDRRYRLMRLHFAAELVLELFCKSLPGVGKVGAHIAQDKARIDFTWPESIAPLLPAYTREAQAIIDANLDITCAFEDETTERRYWEIAGFSRVPCGGTHVKRTGELGQIKLKRNNIGRGKERVEIYLTP, from the coding sequence TTGACAAAGAAATTTTTTTGGAATGACCCGTATCAAACCAGTTTGCAAACGCAAGTCAGCAAAGTGGACGGTAATGACATTTACCTCGCATCGACCATTTTCTTTGCTTTCTCTGGTGGGCAGGAAAGTGATCATGGCAGCATTGCTGGGCACGCAGTTGTTGCGGCACGCAAGGAAGGGCTGGAGTTGGTATATACCCTGGCTGATGACCACGGCTTGCTGGCCGGGCAGGAGGTGGAAGTTTGCATAGCCTGGGACAGACGTTATCGTCTCATGCGCTTGCATTTTGCGGCTGAGCTGGTGCTGGAATTGTTTTGCAAGTCGTTGCCAGGCGTGGGCAAGGTCGGCGCGCATATTGCACAAGACAAGGCGCGCATAGACTTCACCTGGCCTGAAAGTATCGCACCCTTGCTGCCTGCTTATACGCGAGAAGCGCAGGCCATTATTGATGCAAATCTCGACATCACATGCGCTTTTGAAGATGAAACTACAGAACGACGTTATTGGGAAATCGCAGGATTTTCCCGGGTACCTTGCGGCGGTACGCATGTCAAACGTACTGGAGAGTTGGGACAGATAAAATTGAAGCGTAACAATATAGGGCGGGGTAAGGAGAGGGTGGAGATTTACCTTACTCCATAA
- a CDS encoding glutathionylspermidine synthase family protein: protein MIRTSLTPRTGWQQQFESLGFPYHSIDGLYWDERYAYRFTAEQVDTLEQASLDLHQMSLQAVDHVVKHGMQEKFAIPQAFWPQVEDSWRAKEFSLYGRFDLSWDGTGAPKMLEYNADTPTGLVESSVAQWYWLQDVFPDADQFNSLHEKLIEQWKKFPGKGLLHFACAGGNEEDEGNLSYLRDTAIQAGFATKQCAIESLGWDEDEGVFVDDLDSRIDNLFKLYPWEWLCREDFSNHLLKRPMRIIEPAWKMILSNKAILPILWELFPNHPNLLPAYFDAWRISGNHVKKPLYSREGENISIYANGEVMHTGGDYGEEGYIYQAYAPQPKFDDGITPAYTSIGAWIVGDEPAGIGIREDETLITKNTSRFIPHYFVE from the coding sequence ATGATACGTACTTCATTAACGCCACGCACGGGCTGGCAACAACAATTTGAATCCCTGGGATTTCCTTACCACTCCATTGATGGTCTGTACTGGGATGAACGTTATGCCTATCGTTTCACGGCAGAGCAAGTAGATACACTGGAACAAGCGAGTCTGGACTTGCACCAGATGTCATTGCAAGCCGTGGATCATGTCGTCAAACATGGCATGCAAGAAAAATTTGCCATTCCCCAGGCCTTCTGGCCGCAAGTCGAAGACAGCTGGCGTGCTAAGGAATTTTCTTTGTATGGCCGCTTTGACCTGAGCTGGGATGGCACAGGTGCGCCCAAGATGCTGGAATACAATGCCGACACACCCACTGGTCTGGTTGAATCGAGTGTCGCACAATGGTATTGGCTGCAGGATGTATTTCCTGATGCTGACCAGTTCAACTCCCTGCATGAAAAACTCATAGAACAGTGGAAAAAATTCCCTGGCAAAGGCCTGTTGCACTTTGCCTGCGCAGGTGGCAATGAAGAAGATGAAGGCAATCTCTCTTACTTGCGCGACACTGCCATACAGGCGGGCTTTGCCACCAAGCAGTGCGCGATAGAGTCCCTGGGCTGGGATGAAGACGAAGGCGTGTTCGTCGATGATCTCGACAGCCGTATTGATAACCTGTTCAAGCTCTACCCATGGGAATGGCTGTGCCGCGAAGATTTTTCCAATCACTTGCTCAAGCGCCCCATGCGCATCATAGAGCCAGCCTGGAAAATGATCTTGTCGAACAAGGCGATATTGCCGATATTGTGGGAACTGTTTCCGAATCACCCCAACCTCTTGCCCGCTTATTTTGATGCATGGCGTATCAGTGGCAACCATGTGAAGAAACCTCTGTACTCGCGTGAGGGGGAAAATATTTCCATCTATGCCAATGGTGAAGTGATGCATACTGGTGGTGATTATGGTGAAGAAGGCTATATCTACCAGGCTTATGCCCCACAGCCCAAATTTGATGATGGCATCACACCGGCTTACACCTCCATCGGTGCCTGGATAGTGGGTGATGAACCAGCAGGCATAGGCATACGCGAAGACGAAACACTGATCACAAAAAACACCAGCCGTTTCATTCCCCATTATTTTGTAGAATAG
- a CDS encoding 16S rRNA (uracil(1498)-N(3))-methyltransferase, whose amino-acid sequence MPRFYCPLPLSIGITIDLPDEVAHHVFVLRQNVGDNIHIFNGEGGSYVATLIQVAKKNVTAEVKVFLPEECELPYSLNLVQALPEASKMDWIIEKAMELGVSAIQPLAAQRCVVRLSAERAEKKQAHWQGIIVAAAEQCGRNRLAHLAPLMNFNQWLSQQDMHQRILLTPRAEQSLADWSRHHPAQAVSLMVGPEGGYSDEEESLAIKHGVLALSMGPRILRTETAGLAAIAMLNAAWGGM is encoded by the coding sequence ATGCCACGTTTTTACTGCCCTCTCCCTTTAAGCATAGGGATCACCATCGACCTTCCGGATGAAGTCGCGCACCATGTTTTTGTGTTGCGCCAGAATGTGGGCGATAACATTCATATTTTTAATGGCGAAGGTGGCAGCTATGTAGCCACCCTGATCCAGGTCGCCAAGAAAAACGTGACCGCTGAAGTCAAAGTGTTTTTGCCAGAAGAATGTGAGTTACCTTATTCGCTAAACCTGGTGCAGGCACTGCCAGAAGCATCCAAGATGGACTGGATCATTGAAAAAGCCATGGAACTTGGCGTCAGTGCAATCCAGCCCTTGGCAGCGCAGCGCTGTGTCGTCAGGCTGTCAGCAGAGCGTGCCGAGAAAAAGCAGGCGCACTGGCAAGGCATCATCGTTGCAGCGGCTGAACAATGTGGGCGCAACCGCCTCGCTCACCTGGCACCGTTGATGAATTTCAACCAGTGGCTGAGCCAGCAAGATATGCATCAGAGAATATTGCTGACCCCGCGCGCAGAACAATCACTGGCAGACTGGTCACGCCATCATCCCGCACAAGCTGTAAGCTTAATGGTTGGGCCTGAGGGCGGTTATTCCGATGAAGAAGAAAGTCTCGCTATTAAACACGGCGTGCTGGCACTATCCATGGGGCCACGCATATTACGCACCGAAACGGCAGGCCTGGCTGCGATTGCCATGTTGAATGCAGCATGGGGTGGCATGTAA
- the speE gene encoding polyamine aminopropyltransferase, with translation MEGLHLTADCFDCEAAPEYFVSPQSLRLCLSDITIAAGLTIVGEKFHPFTHEDGSPAGVTGALLLAESHVAIHTWPERNAVTLDVYVCNFNHDNGSKARQIVDALIAVFQPCTVSRQELQRGEHGPAMAFEALTEDSFAATRINQVLVRQRSAMQDIEIAVTTNFGKVMRIDGAMMTSEKDEFFYHECLVHPAAMTHPEPRSALIIGGGDGGSCEELLKHPSIDSITLCEIDEEVVKMARQHLGSIHRGALDDPKIQHRYEDGFAYVHNSTEQFDLILLDLTDPISPNGSSLAATCMTEEFFQACAQRLTEQGMLVLHLGSPYYHPQRFAGTLQKLSNIFPQLHPYTVFIPLYGALWGMAIAGKHGNPLSLSPSTVNLQIKHRGLPLLKYYNGDVHQALFALPNYVKDLMPRP, from the coding sequence ATGGAAGGCTTACACCTGACCGCCGACTGCTTTGACTGTGAAGCAGCGCCAGAATATTTCGTCAGCCCACAAAGCCTGCGTCTTTGCCTCAGCGACATCACCATCGCTGCGGGCCTGACCATTGTTGGGGAAAAATTTCACCCCTTCACGCATGAAGATGGCAGCCCGGCTGGCGTCACAGGAGCCTTGCTGCTGGCAGAGTCGCATGTTGCCATCCACACCTGGCCAGAACGCAATGCAGTGACGCTGGACGTGTATGTCTGCAACTTCAATCATGACAATGGCAGCAAGGCCAGGCAAATTGTCGATGCATTGATTGCTGTTTTCCAGCCATGCACAGTCTCGCGTCAGGAATTGCAACGCGGTGAACATGGTCCCGCCATGGCCTTTGAAGCCCTGACAGAAGATAGCTTTGCAGCCACCCGCATCAATCAGGTATTGGTACGTCAGCGCAGCGCCATGCAGGATATCGAGATCGCCGTCACCACCAATTTTGGCAAAGTCATGCGCATAGATGGTGCCATGATGACTTCAGAAAAAGATGAATTCTTTTATCATGAATGTCTGGTGCATCCTGCTGCCATGACACATCCGGAACCACGCTCTGCCCTCATCATTGGTGGTGGCGATGGTGGGTCTTGTGAAGAATTACTGAAACACCCCAGCATCGACAGCATCACCCTGTGTGAAATTGATGAAGAAGTCGTCAAGATGGCACGCCAGCACTTGGGCAGTATCCATCGCGGCGCGCTGGATGATCCAAAAATACAACACCGTTATGAAGATGGCTTTGCCTATGTCCATAACAGTACAGAGCAATTTGATCTGATACTGCTGGACCTGACCGACCCGATCAGCCCGAATGGCAGCTCACTGGCAGCCACCTGCATGACAGAAGAATTTTTCCAGGCTTGTGCGCAAAGGCTGACTGAGCAGGGCATGCTGGTACTGCATCTGGGCAGCCCCTACTATCATCCGCAACGCTTTGCGGGTACTTTGCAAAAACTCAGCAATATATTTCCACAATTACATCCGTATACCGTTTTCATTCCCCTGTACGGTGCCTTATGGGGAATGGCTATTGCCGGCAAGCATGGCAACCCATTATCGCTAAGCCCGTCAACGGTAAATCTTCAGATCAAACACCGTGGTTTGCCATTGCTAAAGTATTACAATGGCGATGTGCATCAGGCATTATTTGCCTTACCCAATTATGTGAAAGACCTGATGCCACGACCCTAA
- a CDS encoding ADP-ribosylglycohydrolase family protein yields the protein MKSLERALTSLEGLSIGDAFGQCFFQTENQLLLAEGKQLPDAPWYFTDDTEMTLSIVHVLRSHGEIDQDILAKSFAKHYSYDRAYGPSMHRVLARIDAGEAWQEVVASAFEGQGSYGNGAAMRAAPLGAYFADDLYLLMRQASLSAEVTHGHPEGIAGAVAVALAAAHACLYSDVGIRPKHTEFLGKIIDLLPQSEVRSKLVRAQSIATAGSMDFLVYVLGNGNHMSAQDTVPLALWCCGQALEDFEKTMWLTVSAGGDRDTLCAIAGGVVASFVGDKGIPDSWRARREALPDWYLESRDVN from the coding sequence ATGAAATCATTAGAACGCGCACTGACGTCACTGGAAGGTTTATCCATCGGCGATGCTTTTGGACAGTGTTTTTTTCAGACAGAAAATCAGTTGCTGCTTGCTGAAGGAAAACAATTGCCTGATGCCCCCTGGTACTTTACTGATGACACAGAGATGACTTTGTCCATCGTACATGTATTGCGCAGTCATGGTGAAATTGATCAGGACATCCTCGCAAAAAGTTTTGCGAAACACTATAGCTATGACCGTGCTTATGGCCCTTCCATGCACAGAGTGCTGGCACGTATTGACGCTGGCGAAGCATGGCAGGAGGTGGTTGCTAGCGCTTTTGAAGGGCAGGGTTCTTATGGTAATGGCGCTGCCATGCGTGCAGCACCATTGGGCGCATATTTCGCCGATGACCTGTATTTGTTAATGAGGCAGGCGAGTTTGTCTGCCGAAGTGACGCATGGGCATCCAGAAGGAATAGCGGGAGCCGTTGCAGTTGCATTGGCTGCCGCGCACGCTTGCCTTTACAGCGATGTAGGAATACGCCCCAAACATACAGAATTTTTAGGAAAAATTATCGACTTGTTACCGCAAAGTGAAGTGCGTTCCAAACTGGTTCGCGCGCAATCCATAGCGACAGCAGGGTCTATGGATTTTCTGGTTTATGTTCTGGGTAATGGTAATCATATGTCGGCACAAGATACAGTGCCGCTGGCCTTGTGGTGTTGCGGACAGGCACTGGAAGATTTTGAAAAAACCATGTGGCTGACTGTCAGTGCAGGTGGAGATCGCGATACTTTATGTGCGATTGCAGGAGGTGTCGTTGCCTCCTTCGTTGGCGACAAAGGTATCCCTGACAGTTGGAGAGCGAGACGCGAAGCTCTGCCAGACTGGTATCTTGAATCCAGGGATGTAAATTGA
- a CDS encoding glutathione S-transferase family protein produces the protein MKIRFYHAPDANCCERLLWILDYKKIAYERIDVGLGDVGEQVRLLSPFARVPLMEVNGIALSESMAMAEFIEEISPDPPLQYTEAFARAQVREICEAVNSSIHPQQNSSTVRYYHPDWSKEQMRPVRANWLFINLEKLQNRLWLQSQFAVGHQFTMADIFVSIIYRKALDLGRLATELPRYEQHWTFLMSDAEIRNACPIASQGVS, from the coding sequence ATGAAAATCAGGTTTTATCACGCACCAGATGCAAACTGCTGCGAACGCCTGTTGTGGATACTTGACTATAAAAAAATCGCATACGAGCGCATTGATGTAGGCTTGGGTGATGTTGGTGAACAGGTCAGATTGCTGAGCCCCTTTGCCCGCGTACCACTGATGGAAGTCAATGGCATTGCCCTGAGTGAATCCATGGCCATGGCCGAATTCATTGAAGAGATCTCACCTGATCCGCCACTGCAATATACCGAGGCCTTCGCGCGCGCCCAGGTGCGGGAGATTTGCGAGGCAGTCAATTCTTCCATACACCCCCAGCAAAATAGCAGTACCGTCCGCTATTATCATCCCGACTGGAGCAAGGAGCAGATGCGGCCAGTGCGTGCCAACTGGCTGTTTATCAATTTGGAAAAATTGCAAAATCGTTTATGGCTACAAAGTCAATTTGCAGTTGGCCATCAATTTACGATGGCAGATATTTTTGTCAGTATCATTTATCGCAAAGCCTTGGACCTGGGGCGACTTGCGACTGAATTGCCACGTTACGAACAACACTGGACTTTCCTGATGTCAGATGCTGAGATACGCAATGCTTGTCCGATCGCCAGTCAGGGCGTATCTTAA
- a CDS encoding DUF350 domain-containing protein — MSEQLLAHGLLAFFSHIAAAFVLLAIFVVVYIRITPYREIALIREGNIAAAASLSGAVLGYCTALASAIANSVSLIDMCFWGVIALLIQLLAFGIARLLIPGIVSDIPGNKIASGVFLGALSLGLGMLNAACMTY, encoded by the coding sequence ATGAGTGAACAATTACTGGCACACGGCCTACTCGCCTTCTTCAGCCATATTGCAGCCGCTTTCGTCTTGCTGGCGATATTTGTCGTGGTGTACATACGCATAACACCTTACCGTGAAATTGCCCTGATACGAGAAGGTAATATTGCAGCAGCGGCCAGCCTGTCTGGCGCAGTACTCGGTTATTGCACTGCCCTGGCCTCAGCCATTGCCAACAGTGTCAGCCTGATCGATATGTGCTTCTGGGGCGTGATAGCGCTACTCATACAATTACTGGCCTTTGGTATTGCCCGCTTGTTGATACCCGGCATAGTCTCTGACATACCAGGTAATAAAATTGCCTCTGGCGTTTTTCTTGGCGCCCTGAGCCTCGGCCTGGGTATGCTGAATGCTGCCTGCATGACCTACTAA
- a CDS encoding YidB family protein codes for MGLLDSALGMLGGMNQDNDGKAGLMQAVVAMLGDKQPGGVGGLQALISAFHQAGLADIVQSWVGTGQNMPISAAQIQQALGGGQLQQLADAAGISQEGAASHLAEFLPGIIDHLTPHGQVPEAGNINPAAMLQQFSSLFGK; via the coding sequence ATGGGATTACTCGATAGCGCATTAGGCATGCTTGGCGGCATGAACCAGGACAATGATGGCAAGGCAGGCTTGATGCAGGCAGTGGTTGCCATGCTGGGTGACAAACAACCTGGTGGCGTTGGTGGTTTGCAAGCCCTGATCAGCGCCTTCCACCAGGCGGGCCTGGCTGACATCGTGCAGTCATGGGTGGGGACGGGACAAAACATGCCCATCTCTGCCGCACAAATCCAGCAAGCCTTAGGGGGCGGTCAGTTGCAGCAACTTGCTGATGCTGCTGGCATTTCACAAGAAGGCGCAGCAAGCCACCTCGCTGAATTTTTGCCAGGCATTATCGATCACCTGACCCCACATGGCCAGGTGCCTGAAGCTGGCAATATCAACCCGGCTGCGATGCTACAACAGTTTTCATCCCTGTTCGGCAAGTAA